Genomic DNA from Marinobacter sp. LV10MA510-1:
TCTACGGAAAGCTTTTTAAACTCTGTTGTTACTTTCTCATTGGCAAGCTTGCTGTATTCAGCATGATAAAGCTTTGCAACGTGATCAATTTTTTCTTTTTCATCCACCAGGCCAATAAAGCTTGGGTCAAAGTAACTCAGGTATTTGTTCAGGTGTTTCGGCGTGTCGTAGTCCGTGTCTATGCTGATAAAAAGAACTTGCACTCTTTTCCGCTGCTCTGGAGTGAGCCGCTTGATCATCTGACTGATATGGGCAATCGTTGTGGGGCAGATATCAGGGCAATTGGTATAGCCAAAAAATAACATGACCACTTTGTCTTGATAGTCTGACAGGCTGACCTCAACCCCTTTGCTACTATTCAACGTAAAATCGCCGCCTATACCTTTAAGAACCGGCATCTGCGCCATGGCGACATTGCTAAAAAAGATCATCATCAGGCACAGAATTGCCGATGATATTCCTTTGCCCAGAATAAATCGTGTATTGTTTGTCATAGTTAACTCCTGATAATGCAATGGCCGAGCGCCTTAGCAGCGAACTTCTGCCCCTAGGTCCGTTTTTGGCGCAAGATATTGCTCCGTATAAACGTGCACTGATACTTTGCCGTCTACGACGCTTAAACGCAGGGAGACGCCAATGTCCGCGATTTCAGTTTCACCGTCGCCGTTGATCGCGCTCCATTGATACTCAAATTCAACCTGGTATTGCTGTTCGTCTAACGGGCTTATTTTCAGATTTCTTATCACTCGACGGCTTTGGGTTAACCCTTGCGCCTGCATATGGGCCTGATAGTCACTTATATCCGCTACCTGCGTTTCAGCCAGGTTCACCTGGGCGTCACTCGTGAGCCACTGTGTTAGCGATGCTGAGTCAGGCTCATCCAGCCCTTGAGTCCAGCTATAAAGAAACGCGCGAATTAAATTTGTATCGGCGCTGGCAATGTAGCGAGATTCAAAATCATCGCGCTCATTCATTTCGGTTTCTACCTTGAGCACTTGCTGGTAATCACGGCTGAAGGTGATCAATTGCTGCATATACTGGCCGGTTACGTGATCGGAGTCCGCAACAGCAGGGTAGAACTCTAAGGTTATGCGTACTTGATGGCTGGCAGGTGGGTTATTTGAAGCTGAATCTTCAGATACGGGCGCTATATCCAGAATCTGGTGTGCGCCTTGGGTCCAACTGCTTTGTGGGTATTCTGCAAAATCGAGCGTGACCTGGGGATGGTTTTGACGCCAGTTTTCGTTGCTGTCCAGTTCGCCGTACCATTGGTATACGCTGGCGTATACTAGATAATCCTTTGCGTTTTCATCGGCTTGTTGGGCTGTGGCGGTTTGGTAAACCATAGCCAGTAACAAAATACCTATTACCCTGAGCATGGCATCTCCCTTCGCATCTGGGTTGCCTCGAATTCGTGGCTTAGAAATGCTATTCCTGAGCCACGAATTCGCGCAATTTCTTTGAGCCATTCTTTAATCAAACAGCTTAAAAAAGCCTTTAAGACCTGATGATTGGTAACTATTCAGCTCACATCTGCCACGATCATTAAAATTGAGTCTCATCGGTATCCATAAACGCAGGGTCTTTCCCCTGAAAGAGTAAAGCCAGAGCCTCTGTGGCTGACATCCCCTGCTTGCGACACGTTGACAGGTAACTGCGAACGCGACAAAAGATCTTCGCCCCCGCCATTGATCGAAAACAACCGGATATTTTCTGCTGCACTTTCGTCATGCGCAGGTCATTCTCCCCCTGATTGTTGGTGAAGGGGACGTACTCGACATCCATAAAACGCAGAACGTCGTGCTCAAAGTTTCGTAACCTTTCCAGCAAGTTTCGGGCTTTTGATCGTTTTAGCCTGCCGCGTTTCCCGGCCTCTCGCAGGCTTACATCGGGAGGTGGACATTCACTATCTGCCTCTTCGAGAACTTGTCGATAGCGCTGTCGCCACCGTTCAGCGTCAGTGGCTGGCAAGCGGCCACCGGCATCCGCTACCGTTGTGTTCATATCGATCAGCAGTACTTTCATCGCCTTGGCCCAGTGTTGATCGTCCTGCTCCCATGCCCTCTCCAGCTCCCGAAGATGGTGCGCATTGCACAGGGAATGGGTGCACGCGTAACGGTAGTACGGCTTCCAATGATCGTGACACAGCACCCCGCTGAAGAAGGGTAAGACGCCCATCTCGTCCATGGCCTCGGTGCCACGCTTGGTGTGGGGATAGAGCAGCGTCAATGCGCTATTGGACGCGCAGTGCAACCAGTGGCGCTTCCCGTTCAGGTTAATGCCGGTCTCATCAACATGCATGAGCTCAGATTTGGCGAGCTGAGCTTTCGCCCACTGCTCGAAATGATCCAGCTTCTCGTAAGCCTCTTTGTTGAAATTGAAGACAGAGCCGGCACTGACCGGAATACCCATCTGCTCCTGAAAGTGGTCACGGATTCGGTCATAGGGCAACAGCTGAAACTGCGACATATAGACCGCATTGGCCTTGATGCCGATGCCATACTGAACCGACCGACTGACCCTGTCCGGAAAGGCAGCAACAAATCGATTCCCCTGGTCGTCTTTAATAACCTGTGCTCGGTATTCAGTCACGAATCGCAAGATGTCAATATCGATGACCTGCCGTGTTTCATAACCGTCCTCTTGATACCGCCGTCCTTTTGGCAGAGAGCGTCGATCGACTTTCAGCTCTTTCACTGCGTCAGGATCATCGACCTGCTGCAAGGTGGTTCCGATACGCCCCTTCTGTCCGCCAGGTTTTCTATTGCTGGAACCCTTTTTGGAAGATTTGTCACGGTTCGGATCCGTTGAAGGCGGCTTACTACTATTTTTGCTATTGAGCGTCGTGCGGTTGAGCAGTAGCGCCACCAAAACGAGCAGCACTTCCAGAGCGGCCTTGAGTGAAGGCGACAGGTCACGCTCTTTCTCAAGAAGGTTCTTGACGGAGGCGATTGCCGAATCAACGTCGATATTGTCTATTTTCAATGTCTGCCCGCACCGTGATGGCTTTGTAAGACAGCCATTATCGCACGGGTTCTCAGGGCGACATTTTTGGCTCTTAGCGCTCTTATACGGCGATTAAAAAACCGGGGCTGCCCCGTGATCGTCATCGATCATTACAGCCCTTCAATCGCTCTCATGTCGTCGCTTATGGCCTGCCTGGTAGCATCGATGCGTATGCCGATAAGGTGAAGAGATTCAAGCAAAAACCCTGTCAAGAACTTTCACAGGTTTTTTGAGCTGAATAGTTACGATGATTGAAGGCTTGCTAACCTGGGTCATTAAATCATCATTCCATTCGCCGTCCACCTTGATATGGCCGGCAGCACCTTTTATGATGGCTTCAATCAAATTGTGATTTACATAAACATACAGACCAGGTTGCATGAAGGTATATAAAGCTGCTCCAGCACTGCCACCGGCAACGTGCCAGGTTTCTAAATCCCGAGCAGGCCTGTCACCGAACGAACCTGAGTTCCAGACATAATCGCCGTGACCACCAATAATATGTGGACGGGTATCACGGTT
This window encodes:
- a CDS encoding SCO family protein, which encodes MTNNTRFILGKGISSAILCLMMIFFSNVAMAQMPVLKGIGGDFTLNSSKGVEVSLSDYQDKVVMLFFGYTNCPDICPTTIAHISQMIKRLTPEQRKRVQVLFISIDTDYDTPKHLNKYLSYFDPSFIGLVDEKEKIDHVAKLYHAEYSKLANEKVTTEFKKLSVDSEEQEQEGYLYSHSAKIFVIDTKSRVRGFFYVGTPIEDMKDQVISLL
- the tnpC gene encoding IS66 family transposase; this translates as MKIDNIDVDSAIASVKNLLEKERDLSPSLKAALEVLLVLVALLLNRTTLNSKNSSKPPSTDPNRDKSSKKGSSNRKPGGQKGRIGTTLQQVDDPDAVKELKVDRRSLPKGRRYQEDGYETRQVIDIDILRFVTEYRAQVIKDDQGNRFVAAFPDRVSRSVQYGIGIKANAVYMSQFQLLPYDRIRDHFQEQMGIPVSAGSVFNFNKEAYEKLDHFEQWAKAQLAKSELMHVDETGINLNGKRHWLHCASNSALTLLYPHTKRGTEAMDEMGVLPFFSGVLCHDHWKPYYRYACTHSLCNAHHLRELERAWEQDDQHWAKAMKVLLIDMNTTVADAGGRLPATDAERWRQRYRQVLEEADSECPPPDVSLREAGKRGRLKRSKARNLLERLRNFEHDVLRFMDVEYVPFTNNQGENDLRMTKVQQKISGCFRSMAGAKIFCRVRSYLSTCRKQGMSATEALALLFQGKDPAFMDTDETQF